A DNA window from Ralstonia solanacearum K60 contains the following coding sequences:
- a CDS encoding DUF488 domain-containing protein, with translation MTLRIVRLGEPRHPDEGLRIGTVRRPPRGVPKTEFASRDFYDVWMPLLSPSPDLVKEAQAARTAHDEKGWLAFVRRFRAEMSEGDAARLLDMLAALSHQTNLSVGCYCEDEAHCHRSVLRVLLVERGAKVAG, from the coding sequence ATGACACTACGCATCGTCCGCCTCGGCGAACCCCGCCATCCCGACGAGGGCCTGCGCATCGGCACCGTGCGGCGCCCGCCGCGCGGCGTGCCGAAAACGGAATTCGCCAGCCGCGATTTCTATGACGTGTGGATGCCGCTGCTGTCGCCCTCCCCGGACCTCGTCAAGGAAGCCCAGGCCGCACGGACAGCCCACGACGAAAAGGGGTGGCTCGCGTTCGTGCGCCGCTTCCGCGCCGAGATGAGCGAAGGCGATGCCGCGCGCCTGCTGGACATGCTGGCCGCGCTGTCGCACCAGACCAATCTGTCGGTCGGATGCTATTGCGAGGATGAGGCGCACTGCCATCGGTCAGTGTTGCGGGTGTTGCTGGTGGAGCGCGGGGCGAAGGTGGCCGGCTGA